CACCCGTCCCCTCCGCGTTGGCCGCGACGCGCGTCCCGAAGCGGTCCTCGAACGCCACGTTGATCTCGTCGAGCAGCCCCGTCGCTTCCGTGCTAGTTGTCGTCGCGAGCGCGAGTTCCTCGCCGGCGATCGATCCCTCGCCTTCCTCCCCGGATCCGAGACAGCCGCCAACGGCTGCAGCGATCCCCGCCGCACTCGCCCCGAGTAGCGCTCGACGTCGATATTCCATATAGGGAACAACGATGGAATACAGGAGTATAAACGTACCGCTTAGGGCACCCAACAGTGGTTATCGATACCGCTCACGAGTTCACGTTAGATACAGAGGTAACTGTAACCGGTTACGGCGCTGCATCCGATCCGACCGGATATCGGGCGAAATCATCCGGACTCCGCCACTGCAACCACGACGTTCTGGACGTACCGCATACTCGTGGCAATCGCCATGATTCCGTCCATCAGCGCCTGCTGGGAGGCCTCATCGGGATAGACCCGATACTCTACCTGTACCGTCTCCGCCTCGCGCAACTGGCAGGAGACGCCTTCCTCGTCGAGAAACGTGTAAACCCCGGCGTCGCCGCCAGCATCGGTCCGACGTACTTGAGCAACTCGCCGCGTCGCTGATCGTCGCGAAGCAGGTTTTTCGCTCGCTCGGTGTCGAACCCGTTCCGACCGACGATTCGGACCGGCCCGAACTCGTCTTCTTTGATGACATGGACTGGCAACTGCGAGAGTTCGACCTGAAAATTGAACTCGGTATCCTCGTCTGTGTGAGGGGTTACGTTCCGGATGGCCGTGTCGTCCAGCCAGTGGCGGACCTGCGTCTCACTGATGTGTCTCGTCATACACAGGCCGTCAGCGAGCAGCAGGATAAGCCTTCAGCGGGATATGTCCTGTTCTGTCCACTAGGTCCCGCCTCGAGCCCGGAACTAAGCGAACGAACTGAATCCGCACATTAGTGCTTGTCCGGCATCGTCGAGTGACGTGTCGTCTTGCGCATATCTGCCCGTTTGGAGGGCGGCGGTGCCATCGTGGAGTGGCGGCTCGGACCGCCCGACGCCGTTCCACGGTCCTCGTCGCCGCCGAGTCCCGATCCCAGAAGTCCCTCATCCTCGTCGTCATCGTCAGTGTCCTCCTCGTCCGCTGTGTCATCGGCTGTGGCTTCGTCGGCGGCCTCGGCGTCGGCCGTCTCGTCGGCTCCGTCAGTTGCCTCGTTACCGGCGGTACCGGCGCTCGTCGCCTCGAGTCGCTCTTTGAGCTGCTGGATATCGTCACCGAACTGCTCGAACGAGGACTGCATCGATGATCGAAGCCGATCCCCAAGGTCGTCGGTCGTCTCGTCCGCCCCCTCACTCTCGGATACGTCCGCCTCGTCACCCGCAGCGTCGTCCGGTTCACCCTCGGCACCCGCCGTCCCGTCGTCCGATTGCGGCCGATCGGCATCACCCGCCGATCCGTCGGCCCCGGATTCGGCCCGCTCGCCGATCGTCTCCTGAAGGTCGCCGACGGCACCCTCGAGACTGCCGTTGTCGGCCCGATCGGCGAGTTTCGCGAGGTGGAGCAATCGCTGGAGGTCCTCGAGGTTCTCCTGCTTGCCGTGAGCGATAGCCTCCGGGATCGAATCTGGTTCGGACCCGTCTTCGAGGGTATCCAGTCCGACCGCCGCGAGCAATTCGTCGGGGTTGGCCGACTCGAGGAGGTCGCTCGCTTCTTGGGCGGTCTCGAGCAGGTCTTTCTCGTCCTCGCTATCCGAGTCACTGCCGGATACGATCGACCCGCTGGACGCGTCGGCCTCGTTCAGTACCTCGTGCACTCGATTGTGGAGTTGTGTGTCGCTCATCTGTGGCTCTCAGGTATCACCGCCGTGTCGTGCGCGATAGTCGGATCGGGAGCGACGGAGTGCAGTCGATTACTCGGCTTCAGCTTCCGTCTCTGACTCCTCATCCGAGTCGGAGTCCGACTCCTCGTCCGTTACTGCCTCGATGATCTCGTTGGTCATCTCCTCTCGGCTGAGGTTCGCCTTCACACCGACGTCCTTCGCGACTGACTGCAGATCGCTGTAGGACATCACTCCGAGGAAGTCCGTGAGCGTGTCCTTCCGGAGGTCCTCGAGGTCCTCCATGGACGGCTCGTCCTCGCCCTCTCCGGACGGTTCGGCTTCGTCGGCCGTCTCCTCACCTTCGTCAGCCGATTCTTCAGCTTCGTCGGCCGTCTCTTCGTCTTCTTCGCCACCCCCACCGACTGTCTCTTTAGCTTTGCTGGCCGCTCCTTCGACCGATTCTTTGGCTGTACCGGCGGCGTCTTTGACTGACTCTTTGGTGCCCGTTTCGTCGCTTTCGCTGCCTTCGTCTTCCTGTTCTTCCGTTTCGTCTGCTGGCTCTTCGCCCTCGGATTCTGCCTGCTCCTCGCTCTCGGATTCGTCCTCGTCGGTGTCGTCGCTCTCGTCGCTTCCGGCGTCGTCGAGGAGTCCCTCGAGACTGCTGCTGTCGGTTACACCTTTCGCCACCGACTCGATCGAGTCGCGGCCCTCCACGTTCGCGAACGATTCACGGAGGGCGTCCCGAATCGCCGTCGAGAGATCCGTACGGATCTCATCGAATTCTTTCCCTTCGTCGACGCCTGCGGCGATCGTCTCGTGGACTTCCCGACCGATGGCCGCGCCGACTTCGTGCCCGAACCGTTCGCCGAACTGGCGACCGACCGCAGCGCCGACCTCGCCGCCGTCGATGCTGTCCTCGATACTCCCGTCGCCGAGCATATCGGCGACGTCGAGCTGGTTGCTGACCTCGCTTGCGACCATACTCTTCAGCCCCGATCCGTCACTCACGACGATCACCTCGAGTCGGTTCGTGGAGCGAGTGTGTTCCCTGAATCACGGTCTTATTCCTCGGCTTCGGTCGCCTGTTCCGATTCTTCGTCCGCTGCTTCCTCGTCCTCCGCGTCCGATTCGGAGTCGTCTTGCGCTTTAGCTTCGGTATCAGTGTCGTCCTCGGATTCGGTGCTGTCTTCGGCCTCGGTGTCTTCCCCAGCCTCGCTTTCTTCGTCCTCCCTTCAGCGGTCCCTTCGTCTTCCTCGCCTTCCTCGGCGGTTTCTTCTTCGTCTGCTTCGCCTTCTTCGGCCGCTTTGTCCTCCTCGCCGGAACTGAGCAGTTCGTCGACGACCATGTTTCCGATCGTCCGCCCGAGAGATTCGCCGATCGCTCGCCCGAGAATCGCTCCGATCTGTCCACCCAACGCCTCTCCAAGCGGTTTGTCCCCGTCAATCTCACCTTCCCATTTCGTTCCGTCGACCAGTTCCTCGACGTCGATGTTGTCGGAGATCGCCTCGGTATCGATCCGTTGAGTCAGTGAATCGTCGCTCATGATGATGCCTCCGCCTGTGACGGCTCTGCCTGTCCGCCGGTCTCTTCATCCTGATCCGGCTCGAGTTGCTCGAGTAGCTGTTTGAGTATTGCGCTGACGACCGCCGACACGAGTTCCTCGGTCGGGAAACTGGGAACGAGCGCGGCCAACTTCTTTCTCACCCAACTCGCCACCCCCGACACCCCGTTCTTCAGACGCTGTACCGCCGATGAAAGCAGACCGGGGGACTCGTCTTCGCTCTCGGACGCTTCCTCGTCTTCGACGTCTTCCTCGCCCCCGCCGAAGAGTCCTGTGAGCTTCTCGACGGGCTTGTTCAGCAGGTTCTTGACGAACTTGATCGGCTTACTCAACAGTGACTTCGCCTTGCCAATCATTGCTCCGGGGCCGTCCAGCAGCCCCGTCACCGCCGACAGCAGATTGCCGAGCAGGTTGTTTCCCCCCGGTCGCGCCGAGACATCCAGCGTCACTGGATCCAGGTTGACCTCGAGCCCCAGTAGGTCGAGGAACAGTCCATCGAGGTCGAGGTGGAGGACACCGGATGCCTCGTCTCCCTCGTAGACTTCGTCGGCACCCTCGACGTGGTACTCGTCTTCTTCCGCCTCGTCTTCTGCAGATTCCGCTTCGCCTTCGGCCTCCTCCTCCTCGGATTCCAATTCTGGTTCCCCCTCCTGTTGCTCGGACTCGTCCGCAGATTCGTCAGCGTCGCTTTCCTCGGTGTCAGTTTCCGCTTCCTCGTCCGCTGGTGCGGAGTCTTCTTCGTCTTCCGGCGTCTCTTCGGCGTCGTCCTCACTCGAGTCTGCCTCCGCGTCCTCGTCTTTCTCTTCCATCTCTGCCTGCCCGCCGTCGGTCAGTATCCGCCGTGACGGTCCGTCCGTCAGCTCGCCCATTCGTTGACGGCTTGAGGAGCACTCGACCCACTGGAGATCCGACTGCTCCTCGCTGCCGTCAGATGTGGCATCCTCGATCATTATACGGAAACACAGACGAGAGAGAGCGTTGTGGGGGTTGGCCTTGCGTATGCGACTACTCGGCACGGCAGAAAATTACCGGTGACGGGCGACCGTCCCGACGGATCGTCACTACTCGAGCGAGCCGACACGAAGCGCGTACTCGCCACGCGTCTCGCCGTTGTCGTGGTACGCGACGGGTTCCTCGATGGCCGCGACCGTTCCATCCGCGACTGCGGCCGCTGTCGCGATTCCGTTGAGGCACTCGAGTCCACCTGCGCCGGACTCGAGATCGAACCAGCGGACGGCGTGGGTATCGGGATCGCGAACCCGGAAGTTCTGTGCACAGGGAGCGACGAGCCGGTCGCCGTCGGTGGCCAGCCCGTGGACGAAGCCGCGGACCTCGTCATCCCAGCTGAGGGTCCCGTCGGCGTCGAACGCGGCGACCCGATGTTCGTTCGGGTGCCGGCTCTCGGTCTCCCGGCTCTCTTTCGCGTACGTGTTACCGGTCACGAACGCGACCCGGCCGTCGTCGGCAGCGGCGTGGTTCGGGTAGGCGTACAGCGTCTCCCCGCCGATCTCGGTCTCGACGGCGAGGTCGACGCTCCAGCGCTCTGCACCGCCGGGCCCCAGCAGGTAGCCGCGTTTGTCGCCATGACTTGAGACGGCGATCGAGTCCCTGTCGAACGACACGTCGCCGACACGGCGGTCGCCCTCGGTACCGGGGTCCCAGGTCCACTCGAGGTCGCCCGACTCAGTCTCGAGAACGACGAGGCCGGTGTCGTGCTCGCCCATACAGCGGTTGTAGCCGACCGCGAGGCGCTCGCCGTCGGCGTCGAGATCGAGCGCGATCGGCGAGGCATCGGTTTCGTAGGTCCAGCGAACCGAGCCGTCGGCGTCGAACGCGTAGACAGTGCTGTACCACTGCCGGGTCTCGCCGTCGCGTTCGTAGCGCCGCGCGGCGGCGTAGAGGCGCTCGTTTCCGTCGGCGTCGGTCCCTGTCTCGAGCGCCACGACGTAGGGCAGGTAGAAGACGGTGTCCTTGACGGCCTCACCGACGTCCTCGACGGCGTCGTATCGCCAGCGACGGTCACCCGTCGCGGCGTCGTAGGCGGCGATCGTTCCAGTCTCGCCGCGGCCGGCGACCATGATCGTTTCCTCGCTGTCGTCACCACCGGTCTCGAGCGACGCGATCCCGACAGCGTGGTCCGGATGGTCGACTGACCACCGGGCCTCGAGCGAGTCGGCGTCGCGGGCGGTGACAGTCCCGTCCCACTCGCCGGTGACGACAAGCCCCCCGGACTCGGCGATGTGGACCGCAGATCGGGTCCACATGTGGCGGCTTCGAGCGGCTTCGATCTCGCCGAGCGGAACCGACTGGCACTCGAGGGACCCCTCGCGTTCGGTATCGGCAGTTTCGGCCATCGTTACTCCTCGACCGGGAAGGTCTCGTGGAGGGTGTCGTGGGCGTCGCCGAGCCCGTCCACGATGTGCTCGCCCTGCGCGCTCAGTCGCTGGACCGCCCGCTCGGCGTCGCGGACCGCCAGCAGCCGCCCCCGAGTATAGTCGTACTCGGGGTCGTCGCTGTCCATCGATGCCACCTCCTCCTCGAGATCGACCAGCGCCGCGTCGAGGTGACGCTGGATCTCCGCAAGGCTGTCGGCCTCCGCGAGGCCCTTGATGGGACCCTCGAGGTGTCCTTCGAGTTCTTTCTCCGCGTGATCGCGGGTGCTGTCGTCCCCGACGCCGAGGACGTTCATCAGTCCGAGTCGTAGCGCTTC
This genomic stretch from Natrinema sp. SYSU A 869 harbors:
- a CDS encoding PQQ-binding-like beta-propeller repeat protein, whose protein sequence is MAETADTEREGSLECQSVPLGEIEAARSRHMWTRSAVHIAESGGLVVTGEWDGTVTARDADSLEARWSVDHPDHAVGIASLETGGDDSEETIMVAGRGETGTIAAYDAATGDRRWRYDAVEDVGEAVKDTVFYLPYVVALETGTDADGNERLYAAARRYERDGETRQWYSTVYAFDADGSVRWTYETDASPIALDLDADGERLAVGYNRCMGEHDTGLVVLETESGDLEWTWDPGTEGDRRVGDVSFDRDSIAVSSHGDKRGYLLGPGGAERWSVDLAVETEIGGETLYAYPNHAAADDGRVAFVTGNTYAKESRETESRHPNEHRVAAFDADGTLSWDDEVRGFVHGLATDGDRLVAPCAQNFRVRDPDTHAVRWFDLESGAGGLECLNGIATAAAVADGTVAAIEEPVAYHDNGETRGEYALRVGSLE
- a CDS encoding DUF3209 family protein yields the protein MSCYEIEALRLGLMNVLGVGDDSTRDHAEKELEGHLEGPIKGLAEADSLAEIQRHLDAALVDLEEEVASMDSDDPEYDYTRGRLLAVRDAERAVQRLSAQGEHIVDGLGDAHDTLHETFPVEE